Proteins encoded together in one Chitinophaga lutea window:
- a CDS encoding Ig-like domain-containing protein gives MIKPLLLALLLAPILVFSQATNPAPQGLPYFQDFSGLAHSAMVFPAGWQGWTLSGAPGGSFNTAPAATDKALTPNSSASSTANGVHNYNGKIGFLNSGSVDNAVVLSVNTSGNTGVKVGFLVMTLRNPYDGASNTRVNEAVLQYRTNVTGAFTSLPATLYQNNAVQQTGSGITLPQNPVYHEVLLPAECENQPVVQLRWVNRQISGAGSRPSFAIDSVTVAGVSGDVTPPQISSLNPANGATNVQPGIPLVINFNENIKKNTGTVSVHNRTQGTIQVIDILSPAVTVAGNSLRIAAGTRGNREYYVTLDSNAIQDSNGNAFAGIADSTVWRFSTGPQLLGFDFTTCTGSLPDGFTQYSVTGAQTWACTTFGQTGPGVQINGFASGARENEDWLISPVFDFSAFDFPLLSFASRSAFAGPALELRISTNYSGSGDPRAATWTTINGGFPETASDVWKTSSSINLADFKGTDVYIAWVYTSSPTLQASRWTLDDVLLTNSPTPPPPTVTTAPQLLDFDYVKAGNKSAPQSFTFWGNDLTGPLQVTAPAGFEISNDQVQYFPTLTYNTTGPVTVWARFAPTAADQNYRAAISFSSPGLNVQQVTLAGTSLRTLKVVNWNMEWFGHLQFGPTDEALQQANALKVFRHADADLYALSEVVDTIRLKALVDSLPGYRYTVSDFGSRVDSLTAPKYDSAQKLAFVYRDSLVKSVRTYGVLRKGGSPVAYNNWSSGRFPYLLEADVNLNNDTARIHFIVIHAKANTGDAADKIESWHRRKDGAKELKDTLDVHFPYKNVLVLGDFNDDFDRTITTEMPDTTTSYIDFKLDTVNYTPFTYPLSLARQRSTASFADMIDHAMGTNEMQYAYVPQSAKVLRSVESIVPSYATRTSDHFPVATRYDVRVLAHPVVISHFSARPENGGVELNWQTEREINNDRFVVERSRNRRHFTPTDTVPAVAPNGGGAAYLSQDDTVLPGQWHYRLKQVSKDGTVRYSSVQSVLVLGREAWFRLLCFMLGRQLYIYLDAPNHGPATLQLVDMQGVIRYQGQTVFAKGRNVKTVDVGHMPAGVYLLKVQSGNRVEVKKVFVYH, from the coding sequence ATGATCAAACCTTTACTCCTGGCACTTTTACTGGCCCCCATACTGGTGTTTTCCCAGGCTACGAATCCTGCTCCGCAGGGCCTTCCCTATTTCCAGGACTTTTCAGGCCTGGCCCACAGCGCCATGGTTTTCCCCGCGGGCTGGCAGGGATGGACACTGAGCGGTGCGCCGGGCGGCAGTTTCAACACAGCCCCGGCGGCAACGGACAAGGCATTGACGCCCAACAGCAGCGCCTCCAGCACCGCCAATGGCGTGCATAATTATAACGGTAAAATCGGGTTCCTCAACAGCGGTTCGGTGGATAACGCCGTGGTGCTGAGCGTCAACACCTCGGGCAACACCGGCGTGAAAGTGGGATTTTTGGTGATGACGCTGCGAAACCCTTACGACGGCGCGAGCAACACGCGGGTGAATGAAGCCGTGCTGCAATACCGCACCAATGTCACCGGCGCCTTTACCAGCCTGCCTGCCACCCTGTACCAGAATAACGCGGTGCAGCAGACCGGCTCCGGCATCACTCTCCCGCAAAACCCGGTGTACCACGAAGTGCTGCTGCCGGCGGAGTGTGAAAACCAGCCGGTAGTACAGCTGCGCTGGGTCAACCGCCAGATCAGCGGCGCGGGCTCACGGCCTTCCTTTGCTATTGACAGCGTTACCGTGGCGGGCGTGAGCGGCGACGTCACACCGCCGCAGATCAGCAGCCTTAATCCAGCAAACGGCGCCACCAATGTGCAGCCGGGCATTCCGCTGGTGATCAATTTCAACGAAAACATTAAAAAGAATACCGGCACGGTAAGCGTCCACAACCGTACCCAGGGCACCATACAGGTAATCGACATCCTTTCCCCCGCCGTAACGGTGGCTGGCAACAGCCTCCGCATTGCCGCCGGCACACGGGGCAACCGGGAATATTACGTAACCCTCGACAGTAATGCCATCCAGGATTCCAACGGCAACGCCTTTGCGGGTATTGCCGACAGCACTGTATGGCGCTTTAGCACCGGCCCGCAGCTGCTCGGCTTTGACTTTACCACCTGCACCGGCAGCCTCCCGGATGGTTTTACCCAATACAGCGTGACCGGCGCCCAAACCTGGGCCTGTACAACGTTCGGCCAAACGGGGCCCGGCGTACAGATCAACGGCTTTGCTTCCGGGGCGCGGGAAAATGAAGACTGGCTGATATCACCCGTATTCGACTTCAGCGCGTTCGATTTCCCCCTGCTTTCCTTTGCCAGCCGCAGCGCATTCGCCGGCCCGGCACTGGAGCTGCGGATTTCCACCAACTACAGTGGCAGCGGAGATCCGCGGGCCGCTACGTGGACGACCATCAACGGCGGTTTCCCCGAAACCGCGTCGGACGTCTGGAAAACCTCTTCCAGTATCAATCTCGCTGATTTCAAAGGCACCGATGTTTACATTGCCTGGGTGTACACTTCGTCACCCACCCTGCAGGCCAGCCGGTGGACGCTCGACGATGTGCTCCTCACCAACTCCCCCACCCCGCCACCGCCCACGGTAACCACCGCTCCGCAACTGCTTGATTTCGATTACGTGAAAGCCGGCAATAAATCCGCCCCGCAGTCCTTTACCTTCTGGGGCAACGATCTCACCGGGCCCCTCCAGGTAACCGCCCCGGCGGGTTTTGAAATCTCGAACGACCAGGTGCAGTATTTCCCCACGCTGACTTACAATACCACCGGTCCGGTGACCGTATGGGCCCGGTTCGCACCTACGGCAGCCGATCAAAATTACCGTGCCGCCATCAGCTTCAGCTCACCCGGTCTGAACGTGCAACAGGTAACGCTCGCCGGCACTTCGCTGCGCACGCTGAAAGTGGTGAACTGGAACATGGAATGGTTCGGGCATCTGCAGTTCGGCCCCACCGACGAGGCACTGCAACAGGCCAACGCCTTGAAAGTGTTCAGGCATGCGGACGCCGACCTGTACGCCCTCAGCGAAGTGGTGGACACCATCCGCCTGAAGGCCTTGGTAGATTCACTCCCCGGCTACCGGTACACCGTTTCCGATTTCGGGTCGCGGGTAGATAGCCTGACGGCTCCCAAATACGACAGCGCCCAGAAACTGGCCTTTGTATACCGCGATTCGCTGGTGAAGAGCGTGCGCACATACGGCGTGCTCCGGAAAGGCGGCAGCCCGGTGGCGTACAACAACTGGTCGTCCGGCCGCTTCCCCTACCTGCTGGAGGCCGACGTGAACCTCAATAACGATACCGCCCGCATTCATTTCATCGTGATACACGCCAAAGCCAATACGGGCGACGCGGCAGACAAGATAGAAAGCTGGCATCGCCGGAAGGATGGGGCCAAAGAGTTAAAAGATACGCTGGACGTGCACTTCCCGTATAAGAACGTGCTCGTGCTCGGGGACTTTAACGACGACTTCGACCGGACCATCACCACGGAAATGCCGGATACCACTACCTCGTATATCGACTTCAAGCTTGATACGGTGAACTATACGCCGTTTACTTATCCCCTCAGCCTGGCGCGGCAACGGTCTACCGCCTCCTTCGCCGATATGATCGACCATGCCATGGGCACCAACGAAATGCAGTATGCTTACGTGCCGCAATCTGCCAAAGTGCTGCGGAGCGTGGAAAGCATCGTGCCCTCATATGCCACCCGCACCTCCGACCACTTCCCCGTCGCCACACGCTATGATGTGCGGGTACTGGCCCACCCGGTGGTGATCAGCCATTTTTCCGCACGGCCTGAAAACGGCGGGGTGGAACTAAACTGGCAAACGGAGCGGGAAATCAATAACGACCGGTTTGTGGTGGAAAGAAGCCGTAACCGGCGCCACTTTACACCTACAGACACGGTGCCTGCCGTGGCGCCGAACGGCGGGGGCGCTGCTTACCTGAGCCAGGACGATACGGTGCTGCCCGGCCAATGGCATTACCGGCTGAAACAGGTAAGTAAAGACGGGACCGTACGGTACAGCTCCGTGCAAAGTGTGCTGGTATTGGGCCGCGAGGCCTGGTTCCGCCTGCTGTGCTTTATGCTGGGCCGCCAGCTGTACATTTACCTCGATGCCCCGAATCACGGACCTGCCACCCTTCAATTAGTTGATATGCAGGGTGTTATCAGGTACCAGGGTCAAACGGTGTTTGCCAAGGGCCGCAATGTGAAAACGGTGGATGTGGGGCATATGCCGGCGGGCGTTTACCTGCTGAAGGTGCAGAGCGGCAACCGGGTGGAGGTAAAGAAAGTATTTGTATATCATTGA
- a CDS encoding complex I subunit 4 family protein, whose amino-acid sequence MLTVLLILIPLVTGLITFGLKGPAAKVFSLLSSLASLVVAVIAWQQFSAAPESLQFTQSWIPQLGSQFNVGLDGMGTMLCLLTAISFPLIFITVYNRDYEKPGAFYGLMLLSQAGLIGVFTAYDALLFYVFWELALIPVYFLCSMWGGERAVPVTFKFFVYTFAGSLLMLVGIIYIYFQTPDHSFSWTSFTSLQLSTQDQSWLFWLFFVAFAIKMPVFPFHTWQPDTYEQSPTPVTMVLSGIMVKMGLFGVIRWLLPVLPQGAFMWQEVAIVLSIIGIIYASCIAIMQSDLKRLIAYSSIAHIGLMSAAIFANNEQSMQGVQVQMFNHGINIIGLWIVVEIIQNRLNIKNMSEMGGIASYAPKLAIVLVVVSLANIALPLTNGFIGEFLMFSGLFQYNAWFAAIAGLAIILAAVYMLRMLQKVIFGEANALTATTTDLKSGEMLAIGAVIVVIFFLGVYPKPLLELVHSTTAIVNATAWVK is encoded by the coding sequence ATGTTGACAGTATTACTCATATTGATTCCTTTGGTAACAGGGCTGATCACGTTCGGGCTGAAAGGGCCGGCTGCTAAAGTATTCAGCTTGTTATCTTCATTAGCCTCGCTGGTAGTTGCAGTGATTGCATGGCAGCAGTTCAGCGCTGCGCCGGAAAGCCTGCAGTTCACCCAAAGCTGGATTCCCCAGCTGGGCAGTCAATTTAATGTAGGATTGGATGGTATGGGCACCATGCTGTGCCTGCTCACGGCCATCTCATTTCCGCTCATCTTCATTACGGTGTACAACCGCGATTACGAGAAACCGGGTGCCTTCTACGGCCTCATGCTGCTGTCGCAGGCCGGCCTCATCGGCGTGTTTACCGCTTACGACGCGCTGCTGTTCTACGTATTCTGGGAACTGGCGCTGATTCCCGTTTATTTCCTTTGCTCCATGTGGGGCGGCGAAAGAGCGGTGCCCGTTACATTTAAATTCTTTGTTTACACGTTTGCAGGTTCCCTGCTGATGCTGGTAGGCATTATCTATATTTATTTCCAGACGCCGGATCATTCTTTCAGCTGGACGTCCTTTACATCGCTGCAACTGAGCACGCAGGACCAGTCGTGGTTGTTCTGGCTTTTCTTTGTGGCCTTCGCCATCAAGATGCCGGTATTTCCCTTTCACACCTGGCAGCCCGACACTTACGAACAATCGCCTACCCCCGTTACGATGGTGCTGAGCGGCATCATGGTGAAGATGGGCCTGTTCGGCGTTATCCGCTGGCTGCTGCCGGTGCTGCCCCAGGGCGCGTTCATGTGGCAGGAAGTGGCCATCGTATTGTCCATCATCGGTATCATCTACGCTTCGTGCATCGCCATCATGCAGTCTGATCTCAAACGCCTGATCGCGTACTCTTCCATCGCGCATATCGGGTTGATGAGCGCTGCGATTTTCGCCAACAACGAGCAGAGCATGCAGGGTGTACAGGTACAGATGTTCAACCACGGTATCAATATCATCGGTTTGTGGATAGTGGTGGAGATCATCCAGAACCGTCTCAACATTAAAAATATGAGCGAGATGGGCGGCATTGCCTCGTACGCGCCGAAACTGGCCATCGTGCTGGTGGTGGTGAGTCTGGCCAATATCGCGCTGCCGCTGACCAATGGTTTTATCGGTGAGTTCCTGATGTTCAGCGGGCTGTTTCAGTATAACGCATGGTTTGCCGCTATCGCCGGTCTGGCCATTATCCTGGCCGCCGTTTACATGCTCCGGATGCTGCAGAAAGTGATTTTCGGCGAAGCCAACGCACTGACGGCCACCACCACCGATCTGAAATCCGGTGAAATGCTGGCTATCGGGGCCGTGATCGTCGTGATCTTTTTCCTGGGTGTGTACCCCAAACCTTTACTGGAACTGGTGCACAGCACTACGGCAATTGTGAACGCAACGGCGTGGGTGAAATAA
- a CDS encoding ABC transporter permease yields MKVRDIFSLAFRSISANRLRAGLTIAIIAFGIMALVGILTAIDAMKGKIYDSFASMGANGFSIRNREMIIRMGGSGNATRGSSRKMRVRSSNRNKLITYREAMEFKERYAFPATVGVSFRAGGNMTVYKDDKKTNPTVQVVGGDENYLQLNNYDLSMGRNFNSADMESGRNVAVLGSDVVKKLFSGKPESALNSAVRVGNVRYRVIGILKSKGSSNVFSADNVVVTTVSSTRRVFNRPNATYQINVNVDDISKLDAAIGEATGVFRVVRKMAVNEENNFYISRSDSVAEMLFRNLSTVTAAAAIIGLITLFGSAIGLMNIMLVSVAERTREIGVNKALGATAPTIRQQFVFEAIIISVLGGALGVFLGMLVGNIMSLALGSNFVVPWLWIGIGITSCAVVGLISGIYPAIKASRLDPIVALRYE; encoded by the coding sequence ATGAAAGTCAGAGATATATTTTCCCTTGCATTCCGCTCCATCAGTGCAAACCGCCTGCGTGCAGGATTGACGATCGCTATCATTGCCTTCGGCATTATGGCCCTGGTGGGCATCCTGACGGCCATCGACGCCATGAAGGGCAAGATCTACGATAGTTTTGCCAGCATGGGCGCCAATGGTTTCTCCATCCGCAACCGCGAAATGATCATCCGCATGGGTGGCTCCGGCAATGCCACCCGCGGTTCCAGCCGTAAAATGAGGGTGCGCAGCTCCAACCGGAATAAACTCATTACCTACCGGGAAGCCATGGAGTTCAAGGAAAGGTATGCTTTCCCTGCCACCGTGGGCGTATCATTCAGGGCAGGCGGCAACATGACGGTGTATAAAGACGACAAGAAAACCAACCCTACCGTACAGGTGGTGGGCGGGGATGAAAATTACCTTCAGCTGAATAATTACGATCTGTCGATGGGGCGTAATTTTAACAGCGCCGATATGGAATCGGGCCGCAATGTGGCAGTGCTCGGCAGCGATGTAGTGAAAAAACTGTTTTCCGGAAAGCCCGAAAGCGCGTTGAACTCCGCCGTTCGTGTGGGGAATGTGCGGTACAGGGTGATCGGTATTCTCAAAAGCAAAGGCAGCAGTAATGTGTTCAGTGCGGACAATGTGGTGGTAACCACCGTGAGCAGCACCCGTCGGGTGTTCAACCGCCCCAATGCCACTTACCAGATCAATGTGAACGTAGACGATATTTCAAAGCTCGACGCCGCCATCGGGGAGGCGACGGGCGTTTTCCGGGTAGTCCGGAAAATGGCGGTGAACGAGGAAAATAACTTTTATATCAGCCGTAGCGACAGTGTGGCCGAAATGCTGTTCCGCAACCTGAGCACGGTAACGGCCGCCGCGGCGATCATCGGTTTGATCACGCTGTTCGGCTCCGCCATCGGGCTCATGAACATCATGCTCGTTTCCGTGGCTGAGCGGACCCGCGAAATAGGCGTAAACAAAGCCCTGGGTGCTACGGCCCCCACCATCCGCCAGCAGTTCGTGTTCGAGGCGATCATCATCAGTGTGCTTGGCGGCGCGCTGGGTGTGTTCCTGGGCATGCTGGTGGGCAATATCATGTCGCTGGCGCTGGGCTCCAACTTTGTGGTGCCGTGGTTGTGGATCGGCATCGGCATTACCTCCTGCGCGGTAGTGGGGCTTATTTCAGGTATTTATCCCGCTATCAAAGCTTCCCGCCTCGACCCGATTGTGGCATTGCGGTATGAATGA
- the rpsR gene encoding 30S ribosomal protein S18 — protein sequence MAVKQEIKYLTAVKQEKRQKKYCRFKKLGIKYVDYKDAEFLKKFLNDQGKMLPRRITGNSLKFQRKVAEAIKKARQMALLPYVTDLLK from the coding sequence ATGGCAGTTAAACAAGAGATCAAGTACTTAACCGCGGTTAAGCAAGAGAAGCGCCAGAAAAAATACTGCCGCTTCAAGAAATTGGGTATCAAGTATGTAGATTACAAAGATGCCGAGTTTTTGAAAAAATTCCTGAATGATCAGGGTAAGATGCTGCCTCGCCGTATCACCGGTAACTCGCTGAAATTCCAGCGCAAGGTGGCCGAGGCGATCAAAAAAGCTCGTCAAATGGCTTTATTGCCTTATGTTACTGACCTTTTAAAGTAA
- the nuoL gene encoding NADH-quinone oxidoreductase subunit L → MIHLVWLVPFLPLLGFLINGLGRRYLSKSLTGVIGSGSVVAAFVISLLIFFEVRTPGFTPQVVTLFDFINVGSLHIPFAFQVDQLSALFLLIITGVGSLIHIYSTSYMHEESNEGFARYFAYLNLFVFSMLILVLGANYVMMFIGWEGVGLCSYLLIGFWFKNISYNKAANKAFIMNRIGDLGFLLGIFLLIQQFGSVTFTEVFAQVPAVGANSNVLFAIAMLLFIGAMGKSAQIPLYTWLPDAMAGPTPVSALIHAATMVTAGIYMVARSNVIYSLAPHIQAIIAVVGLVTALLAASIALKQNDIKKVLAYSTVSQLGYMFLALGVGAYTAAVFHVMTHAFFKALLFLGSGSVIHAMGGEQDIRKMGGLKKWMPVTNITFLIGCLAIAGIPGLSGFFSKDEILAHTFGYNKIMYALALIGALMTAFYMFRLYYITFTGKFRGTHEQEHHLHESPAAITLPLIVLAVLSVIGGYVGMPEVFGVPHFLSGYLAPIFEPSAPYLHAHHLSHSLEWGLMGLSTGLVIVMILFARSRFSNYQDSGAENTGIAKVLENKWYVDELYDAVIVKPLMALSAFFQNVVEKAGIDGVVNGVGRGVKWGGGRMRLLQNGQVGFYIFAMVIGMIVLLVISLFL, encoded by the coding sequence ATGATACATCTTGTTTGGCTGGTACCGTTCTTACCGTTGTTAGGGTTCCTGATCAATGGATTGGGCAGGAGGTATTTATCTAAATCGCTGACAGGCGTTATAGGTAGCGGAAGTGTGGTAGCGGCGTTTGTGATCAGTTTGCTCATTTTCTTTGAAGTGCGCACACCGGGCTTCACCCCCCAGGTGGTTACACTGTTTGATTTCATTAACGTGGGCAGCCTGCACATTCCCTTCGCCTTCCAGGTAGACCAGCTGAGCGCTTTGTTCCTGCTGATCATCACCGGCGTGGGCTCGCTCATTCATATTTACTCCACTTCTTACATGCATGAGGAAAGCAACGAGGGATTCGCCCGTTATTTCGCTTACCTCAACCTGTTCGTGTTCTCCATGTTGATACTGGTGCTGGGCGCCAACTATGTGATGATGTTCATCGGCTGGGAAGGTGTGGGGCTCTGCTCTTACCTGCTCATCGGTTTCTGGTTCAAAAATATCAGCTATAATAAAGCCGCCAACAAAGCGTTCATCATGAACCGCATCGGCGACCTCGGTTTCCTGCTCGGCATCTTCCTGCTCATCCAGCAGTTCGGTTCAGTAACCTTTACCGAAGTGTTTGCGCAGGTGCCGGCCGTTGGCGCCAACAGCAATGTGCTGTTCGCCATCGCCATGCTGCTTTTCATCGGCGCCATGGGTAAATCCGCACAAATTCCCCTCTACACCTGGCTGCCCGACGCGATGGCAGGCCCCACCCCGGTGTCGGCCCTTATCCACGCCGCTACGATGGTGACCGCGGGTATTTATATGGTGGCCCGCAGCAACGTGATTTATTCGCTGGCTCCCCACATCCAGGCCATTATCGCCGTGGTAGGCCTGGTAACGGCTTTGCTGGCCGCATCCATCGCACTGAAACAAAACGACATCAAAAAAGTGCTGGCCTACTCCACGGTAAGCCAGCTGGGTTATATGTTCCTGGCACTCGGCGTGGGCGCTTACACTGCCGCCGTGTTCCACGTAATGACGCACGCTTTCTTCAAAGCCCTGTTGTTCCTTGGCTCCGGCTCCGTAATCCATGCCATGGGCGGCGAGCAGGACATCCGCAAAATGGGCGGCCTCAAAAAATGGATGCCCGTGACCAACATCACCTTCCTGATCGGCTGCCTGGCCATCGCAGGTATTCCCGGCCTGAGCGGTTTCTTCTCGAAAGACGAAATCCTCGCCCATACCTTCGGCTACAATAAAATCATGTACGCACTGGCCCTCATCGGCGCTCTGATGACGGCTTTCTATATGTTCCGCCTCTATTACATCACCTTCACCGGTAAATTCCGCGGTACCCATGAACAGGAACATCACCTGCACGAAAGTCCCGCTGCTATTACCCTGCCGCTGATCGTGCTGGCGGTGCTGTCTGTGATCGGCGGTTATGTGGGCATGCCTGAAGTATTCGGTGTACCGCACTTCCTGTCCGGTTACCTGGCGCCCATCTTCGAACCTTCCGCGCCTTACCTGCACGCGCATCACCTGAGCCACAGTCTCGAATGGGGACTGATGGGCCTGAGCACCGGACTGGTGATCGTGATGATCCTGTTTGCGCGCAGCAGGTTCAGCAACTACCAGGACAGCGGTGCCGAAAACACCGGTATCGCCAAAGTGCTGGAAAATAAATGGTATGTGGACGAGCTGTACGATGCCGTGATCGTGAAACCCCTGATGGCGCTGAGCGCTTTCTTCCAGAACGTGGTGGAAAAAGCCGGTATCGACGGCGTGGTGAATGGCGTTGGCCGGGGCGTGAAATGGGGCGGCGGCCGGATGAGGCTGTTGCAGAACGGCCAGGTGGGTTTCTACATCTTCGCCATGGTGATCGGGATGATCGTATTGTTGGTGATCAGTTTGTTTTTATAA
- the nuoK gene encoding NADH-quinone oxidoreductase subunit NuoK: MPVQYYIFLSVALFCIGIMGVLMRRNAIIIFMCIELMLNAVNLLLVAFSKMWVDAGRIDAAAAQLFVFFVMVVAAAEVAVGLAIIVMMYRNTHSVDINILSRLKN, encoded by the coding sequence ATGCCGGTTCAATATTACATCTTCCTCAGCGTAGCCCTTTTCTGCATTGGCATAATGGGCGTACTCATGCGCAGGAACGCGATCATTATTTTCATGTGCATAGAACTGATGCTGAATGCCGTGAACCTTTTGCTGGTAGCCTTCTCCAAAATGTGGGTGGATGCCGGCCGTATAGATGCCGCCGCTGCGCAGCTCTTCGTGTTTTTTGTGATGGTGGTGGCCGCCGCCGAAGTAGCAGTGGGCCTGGCCATTATCGTGATGATGTACCGCAACACGCATTCGGTAGACATCAATATTCTCAGCAGATTGAAAAACTAA
- a CDS encoding NADH-quinone oxidoreductase subunit N produces MMFAGLFVKNKQHIKYYAIAGTIIAFIANWYDGQLAGGSSTVLYGMLEVSSVSVLFNGIAIGCTFLYFLLCGSAFEKVGEDVADYFALVFFILAGITLTASFSNLLMLFLAIEIISIPQYILAGADKKNLKSNEASLKYFLTGSFTTGILLMGIALLYGATGSFNIREMGLGTGDLSPLALCGILLTGFALAFKVSAAPFHFWTPDVYDGSPTVFTAFMATIVKAASFLAFIRLFHVSFSEGSITGHWQLILAIITAATLLIGNFTAVFQQSVKRMLAYSSIAQAGFMLFAVVAFNETATQGIMLYAIAYSVATIGIFSILLKLKDYTFEGYNGLARTQPLLALANTVFLLSLAGIPLTAGFFAKYFLLSAAVQQGNLLWLVIVGVLCAAISAYYYFRVIMAMYFKTGDAETNAPITGGYKGLLVTAVAVVIILGVFPGLILQFL; encoded by the coding sequence ATGATGTTTGCCGGACTGTTTGTGAAGAACAAGCAGCACATTAAATATTATGCCATTGCCGGTACCATTATCGCTTTTATTGCAAACTGGTACGACGGTCAGCTGGCCGGCGGCAGCAGCACCGTGCTGTACGGCATGCTGGAGGTGAGCTCCGTGTCCGTTTTGTTCAACGGCATCGCCATCGGTTGTACTTTCCTGTACTTCCTGCTTTGCGGCAGCGCCTTCGAAAAGGTGGGCGAAGATGTGGCCGATTATTTCGCGCTGGTGTTTTTCATCCTCGCCGGCATCACCCTCACCGCATCTTTCAGCAACCTGCTGATGCTGTTCCTGGCCATTGAAATTATTTCCATTCCGCAATACATTCTGGCGGGCGCAGATAAAAAGAACCTGAAAAGCAATGAGGCTTCCCTGAAGTATTTTCTGACGGGCTCTTTCACCACCGGCATTCTGCTGATGGGGATTGCATTGCTGTATGGCGCTACCGGTTCTTTCAACATCCGTGAAATGGGCCTCGGTACCGGCGATTTGTCGCCGCTGGCCCTGTGCGGCATCCTGCTCACCGGTTTTGCCCTGGCGTTTAAAGTATCCGCCGCGCCCTTCCACTTCTGGACGCCCGATGTATACGATGGTTCACCTACCGTGTTTACCGCGTTCATGGCTACCATCGTGAAAGCTGCGAGTTTCCTGGCATTCATCCGCCTGTTTCATGTCAGCTTCAGCGAAGGTTCCATCACCGGCCACTGGCAGCTGATCCTCGCCATCATCACCGCCGCCACTTTGCTCATAGGTAACTTTACGGCCGTGTTCCAGCAGAGCGTAAAAAGAATGCTGGCATACTCCAGTATCGCACAGGCCGGTTTTATGCTGTTCGCCGTTGTGGCGTTCAACGAAACGGCTACGCAGGGTATCATGCTGTATGCCATCGCCTACAGTGTGGCTACCATCGGCATTTTCTCCATTCTGCTGAAACTGAAAGATTATACCTTCGAAGGATATAACGGCCTGGCCCGTACCCAGCCGCTGCTGGCGCTGGCCAACACCGTGTTTTTATTGTCCCTCGCTGGCATTCCCCTCACCGCCGGTTTCTTCGCGAAATATTTCCTGCTTTCCGCCGCCGTGCAGCAGGGCAACCTGTTGTGGCTGGTGATCGTGGGGGTATTGTGCGCCGCCATCAGCGCCTATTATTACTTCCGGGTGATTATGGCGATGTATTTCAAAACCGGCGACGCCGAAACGAACGCGCCCATTACCGGCGGCTATAAAGGCCTGCTCGTGACAGCAGTTGCCGTGGTGATCATCCTGGGTGTTTTCCCCGGTCTGATACTGCAATTCCTGTAA
- the rplI gene encoding 50S ribosomal protein L9, with protein sequence MQVILIQDVDNLGQKNELVTVKNGYARNFLIPQKFAVEASTSNLKQLNERVKVQKVKEEKMLAEIAKVVEVLKASPVKIGAKTGTSGKIFGSVTGVQIARAIKEQKGYEIDRRRIHIIGDVKELGSYKARLDFGKGNDAELEFEVVSE encoded by the coding sequence ATGCAAGTAATCTTAATACAAGACGTAGATAACCTGGGACAGAAGAATGAACTGGTAACCGTGAAAAACGGTTACGCCAGGAACTTCCTGATTCCCCAGAAGTTTGCCGTAGAAGCAAGCACTTCCAACCTGAAGCAGCTGAACGAGCGCGTGAAAGTGCAGAAAGTGAAGGAAGAAAAAATGCTGGCTGAAATCGCGAAAGTGGTGGAAGTTCTGAAAGCTTCTCCAGTGAAGATCGGTGCCAAAACCGGTACTTCCGGCAAAATCTTCGGTAGTGTTACCGGCGTTCAGATCGCCCGTGCTATCAAAGAACAAAAAGGATATGAGATCGACCGTCGCCGCATCCACATCATCGGCGATGTAAAAGAACTGGGTTCTTACAAGGCCCGCCTCGATTTCGGTAAAGGCAACGACGCCGAGCTGGAATTTGAAGTGGTGTCCGAGTAA
- the rpsF gene encoding 30S ribosomal protein S6: MSNYELMVIFTPVLSEEDYKAAQKKFADLVTDNGGELVHENPWGLKSLAYPIQKKTTGMYLVLEFKAPSDFNEKLKIQLNRDENVLRYMVTKLDKHAQAYNAKKRGTYDAEPKPVEA; the protein is encoded by the coding sequence ATGTCAAACTACGAATTGATGGTGATCTTTACCCCTGTGCTTTCTGAGGAAGACTACAAAGCTGCTCAGAAAAAATTCGCTGACCTCGTTACAGACAACGGCGGTGAATTGGTGCACGAGAATCCCTGGGGTTTAAAATCACTGGCGTACCCAATCCAGAAGAAAACCACGGGCATGTACCTGGTTCTGGAGTTCAAGGCGCCATCCGACTTCAATGAGAAGCTGAAAATTCAGCTGAACCGCGATGAAAATGTATTGCGTTACATGGTCACCAAACTGGACAAGCACGCTCAGGCGTACAATGCCAAAAAAAGAGGTACCTACGATGCTGAACCTAAACCCGTAGAAGCTTAA